One window of Corallococcus caeni genomic DNA carries:
- a CDS encoding helix-turn-helix domain-containing protein, whose protein sequence is MRRDESGLVVLPARLAGVDGVRVAGDTRLWSGVSTRYGVTVVYAGAFDFWYRGRAWTQAEGVLKLKEPGEVHRDLRVHAPVTAQSLTLAVPVVEGAARELGLRAPPHLPALSGGIGRAEALALHAALRDPGSDALALQCLLAGMLAALLGASASASVEAVPRARRAALRARDLLHASVVKGVSLEALALASGLGRFHLLRTFRQELGLTPHAYLTHLRVSRARELLARGVPAARAALEVGLYDQSQLHRHFVRIVGTSPGAYARAVRGTSTSPKKGAERVPHPRR, encoded by the coding sequence ATGCGACGCGACGAGTCTGGCCTGGTGGTGCTGCCCGCGCGGCTCGCGGGAGTGGACGGGGTCCGCGTCGCGGGGGATACGCGGCTGTGGTCCGGCGTCTCCACGCGCTACGGCGTCACGGTGGTCTACGCGGGTGCCTTCGACTTCTGGTACCGAGGGCGGGCCTGGACGCAGGCCGAAGGGGTGCTGAAGTTGAAGGAGCCGGGAGAGGTGCACCGCGACCTGCGCGTGCATGCGCCGGTGACCGCCCAGTCGCTGACCCTGGCGGTGCCGGTGGTGGAGGGAGCCGCACGCGAGCTCGGGCTGCGCGCACCGCCCCACCTGCCCGCGCTCTCTGGCGGTATCGGACGCGCCGAGGCGCTGGCCCTGCACGCGGCGCTGAGGGATCCGGGCAGTGATGCGCTCGCGCTGCAATGCCTGCTCGCCGGGATGCTCGCGGCGCTGCTGGGCGCGAGCGCCAGCGCGTCAGTGGAGGCGGTGCCCCGCGCACGCCGCGCGGCGCTGCGTGCACGCGACCTGCTGCACGCCTCGGTCGTGAAAGGCGTCAGCCTGGAGGCGCTCGCGCTGGCCTCGGGCCTGGGCCGCTTCCACCTGCTGCGCACCTTCCGTCAGGAGCTCGGGCTGACGCCCCATGCCTACCTCACGCACCTGCGCGTTTCGCGGGCGCGCGAGCTGCTTGCCCGGGGCGTCCCCGCCGCACGCGCGGCCCTGGAGGTGGGGCTCTACGACCAGAGCCAGCTGCACCGGCACTTCGTGCGCATCGTCGGCACCAGCCCGGGGGCCTACGCGCGCGCCGTGCGCGGCACGTCAACTTCGCCCAAGAAGGGCGCGGAGCGGGTGCCACATCCTCGCCGCTGA
- a CDS encoding metal-dependent hydrolase, with amino-acid sequence MLLSLSLLAALLGAAPTPPPQEFHVTWLGHAGFEVVSPGGTRLLIDPWLKENPRAPEAWKDLARLARTPPAAILLTHSHGDHAQDVHTLARLSGAPVVGTGETLRWLKVPEAQQLTVNVGGSTRIGDVTVHAVPAMHSCEPDGRPLGYVLVLPGGRSLYHTGDTWLFGDMALVQELLHPDIVLLNVGGGRYGMDPRTAALAVRKYFRPSVIVPMHFGTFEPLATEAQAREALGSDTRVRWLTPGIAASL; translated from the coding sequence ATGCTCCTCTCCCTGTCCCTCCTGGCGGCGCTGCTCGGCGCAGCGCCGACCCCACCGCCCCAGGAGTTCCACGTCACCTGGCTCGGCCACGCCGGCTTCGAGGTCGTCTCGCCCGGGGGCACGCGCCTGCTCATCGACCCCTGGTTGAAGGAGAACCCGCGTGCGCCCGAGGCCTGGAAGGACCTCGCGCGCCTCGCACGGACGCCGCCCGCGGCCATCCTGCTCACGCACTCGCACGGGGACCACGCGCAGGACGTGCACACCCTGGCGCGCCTGAGTGGGGCTCCCGTGGTCGGTACGGGGGAGACGCTGCGCTGGCTCAAGGTCCCGGAGGCCCAGCAGCTCACGGTGAACGTCGGCGGCTCCACGCGCATCGGCGACGTCACGGTCCACGCGGTCCCGGCCATGCACTCGTGCGAGCCTGACGGTCGGCCCCTTGGCTACGTCCTGGTGCTCCCCGGGGGACGCTCGCTCTACCACACGGGCGACACCTGGCTGTTCGGCGACATGGCCCTGGTGCAGGAGCTCTTGCACCCGGACATCGTCCTCCTCAACGTGGGCGGCGGGCGCTACGGCATGGACCCCCGGACCGCGGCGCTCGCGGTGCGCAAGTACTTCCGGCCCTCGGTCATCGTGCCCATGCACTTCGGCACCTTCGAGCCGTTGGCGACCGAGGCCCAGGCGCGCGAGGCCCTTGGAAGCGATACACGCGTGCGCTGGCTCACCCCGGGCATCGCCGCGTCACTTTGA
- a CDS encoding SBBP repeat-containing protein: MKHPLLSMFGLASVVCAASAPSVAEAQVPPPAWVRQLGATLDEQANAVAVSGTSVYVVGQTTSQLGVEPKAGGQDAFVARYDTTGNLQWVHQLGTSGTDRAIAVTTDADGNAYVAGTTFGGFDFYTNSGGIDFFIAKYDAAGNRLWLRQNGTRMDDFATGIAIGADDTLYFTGYTGGSFANGGNPNNYDIVVALYDTGGNPYWLQQYGTAMNDVARGIAVTPTHEVYVVGNTSGSLDGTTAPVSSDIFLLKLDILGAQQWVRQIDAGDLDDAKSVAVGPDGAVYLAGETFGSLDGNTNSGTIDVLLARYDSAGNRDWSRMLGGTQPDYAFGVAVTPDNVVQVVGYTSSTLDGNPQAGLSDAFLTRYDALGNKQGTRTLGTPSPDMARGVAVDATGATYVVGQTYGSLGGNTSAGGYDAFLARF, translated from the coding sequence ATGAAACACCCTCTCTTGAGCATGTTCGGGCTCGCCAGTGTTGTCTGCGCCGCGAGTGCCCCCTCCGTCGCCGAGGCCCAGGTCCCGCCTCCGGCCTGGGTGCGCCAGCTGGGCGCCACCCTGGATGAGCAGGCCAACGCCGTGGCCGTCTCCGGCACGAGCGTCTACGTGGTAGGCCAGACGACCAGCCAGCTCGGCGTCGAACCGAAGGCCGGCGGTCAGGACGCGTTCGTTGCCCGGTATGACACCACCGGCAACCTCCAGTGGGTCCACCAGCTCGGCACCTCGGGAACGGACCGCGCCATCGCCGTGACCACCGACGCGGACGGCAATGCGTACGTCGCTGGCACCACCTTCGGCGGCTTTGATTTCTATACCAATTCGGGCGGCATCGACTTCTTCATCGCCAAGTATGACGCCGCCGGCAATCGCCTGTGGCTGCGCCAGAACGGCACGCGGATGGATGACTTCGCCACCGGCATCGCCATTGGCGCGGACGACACCCTGTACTTCACCGGCTACACCGGTGGCAGCTTCGCCAACGGCGGCAATCCCAACAACTACGACATCGTCGTGGCGCTCTACGACACGGGGGGCAACCCGTACTGGCTCCAGCAGTACGGCACCGCCATGAACGACGTGGCGCGCGGCATCGCCGTCACTCCCACTCACGAGGTCTACGTCGTCGGCAACACCTCCGGCAGCCTCGACGGCACCACCGCGCCGGTGAGCAGCGACATCTTCCTGCTCAAGCTCGACATCCTCGGTGCCCAGCAGTGGGTCCGGCAGATCGACGCGGGCGACCTCGATGACGCAAAGAGCGTCGCCGTGGGCCCCGACGGCGCCGTCTACCTCGCTGGCGAAACCTTCGGCAGCCTGGATGGCAACACCAACTCCGGCACCATCGACGTGCTGCTCGCCCGCTACGACAGCGCCGGCAACCGCGACTGGAGCCGCATGCTCGGAGGGACGCAGCCCGACTACGCGTTCGGCGTCGCCGTCACTCCGGACAACGTCGTGCAGGTCGTCGGCTACACCTCCTCCACGCTCGACGGCAACCCGCAAGCGGGCCTCTCCGATGCCTTCCTCACCCGCTACGACGCGCTCGGCAACAAGCAGGGCACCCGCACCCTGGGCACGCCGAGCCCGGACATGGCCCGCGGCGTGGCCGTGGACGCCACCGGTGCCACCTACGTCGTCGGACAGACGTACGGAAGCCTCGGCGGCAACACCTCCGCCGGCGGTTACGACGCCTTCCTCGCCCGCTTCTGA